TGGCAGGATCCCAGATCTGCACCTGGGGCGTGCCGCGCAAATAGATGCCGCTGTCGCCCTTCGGCTTGATCTTCCAATCGACCCACAGCTCGAAGTCGCCATAGTCTTTGGCCGTGGCCAGGCTGCGTCCCTTGCCGTCGAACACCAAGACGCCCTCGTCGACGCTCCAATGCTTCCGCATGTCTTCGTCGGCCTCTTGCTGGGCCGTGGCGAGTTGGTCCGGCGAAGCCTGTGCCCGCTTGGCCGGATTGTCGAGCGGCGATTTGAGCAGACCTTTCCAGCCGCTCAGATCTTGGCCGTTGAACAGGGCCACGAATCCATCGGGCGGCGTGTTGTCGGCGGCGTGCGACAAGGAGGCCAACGTCAGCAGCAAGGCGAGCGAAAGCAGGCGGGCGAATCTCATGATGAAGCTCGTGGGTGGGTTAGAGGTTCAAGCGGACATGTTACAGGGTACATTGGTCCGCGGCGTGTGGCTAGACTATGACCTCACGCGGCGACTTCACGCGGCCCAGAATGAGACGTTTTGCGCGAGGAAAAGCGGCGGCTGGGGCAGAGCTTGGCCGGATAGCGGCTGGCGCCTACAAGCCGTGGCGAGCGGGACGCGTCAGCGTGTCGGTAGGTTCCCGACGCAAGCGCCGCGCCCGACCCGCACTGCACGTCGCGACGCGGAGGGAACCCCCCACAATTGGCCAACTGGCGGATTCCGCCAGTTCGTGGAAAGCCAAAAACGCCGTGCCCCAGGCAAGACGCGCAACTGCCACCCCCAAAAACGCCGCGTTTTGTCGAAGGTGCGCAACTCGCGCCCGAAGACGCGCGACTCGGCAGCAAGGCCGTGGCCGG
Above is a window of Pirellulales bacterium DNA encoding:
- a CDS encoding DUF1080 domain-containing protein — its product is MRFARLLSLALLLTLASLSHAADNTPPDGFVALFNGQDLSGWKGLLKSPLDNPAKRAQASPDQLATAQQEADEDMRKHWSVDEGVLVFDGKGRSLATAKDYGDFELWVDWKIKPKGDSGIYLRGTPQVQIWDPASDSAKGVGSGGLFNNQKHPNKPSTVADKPIGEWNTFKIMMAGDKVTVKLNDVLLVDNVVLENHWERDKPVYSTGQIELQNHGNTLYFKNIYLREMPR